AAAATAAGTGCCTTGCCGCAGTTGAACGACAGCGGTGGCGCGGCGAATGCTGACGCGGTACGCGTCGATCAGGAAGTTGGCCAGCTCGCGTTTGCGAGCCGGCTTCACAGCTTTTTTGGATGACTTCCTGCAGCATCTGCTTGTCCAGGCTCAGGTCGGCCACCATGCGCTTGAGCCGGGCATTCTCTTCTTCCAGCTGCTTCAAGCGGCGCAGCTCGCTGACGCCGAGGCCACCGTACTTCTTCTTCCAGTTGTAGAAGGTGGCCTGTGGCCTCGGAGATGCCCATCTTGCGGCAGACCTCCGCGACCGTGGTGCCCGACTCCGCCTGGCGCAGCGCGAAGGCAATCTGCTCTTCCGTGAACTTCGATTTTTTCATGACAAATCTCCTGCCCGGATGGGCTCAAATTTGCCAGAAATCTCTACTTCTCACCGCTACGGTTTTTCGGGAGGAGGTCACCAGTTGCCGCGCAGCACGCTTCCCGTGCCAGTTCAAGCCGTACTTCTCTTCGGCGTCGGTCACCGTCGCGTCGCCCACCAGCGCCTTCAGCACGTCCTAGTTGACGGTCGGGCCGTTCGGCCCCTCGGTCACCAGCTCCGGGAACAGGGTCTTGAGCTGGGCTACGTTGGCGGCCGTCAGATCAGCACTCTGACTTTCAGGTGCCCCGGGTTCAATTCTTTGCATGCTCATGTGTTGTCAAGGGAAGGCGGCTCGGATGGCCAGGTCAAAGGTATGGGCGCGCGAACAGAGTCCGGTCACAGTAGTCCAGTGCTGGGTCACCGCTGCTGCAGCATTCAAGCGGCTCTCCCGCTTTTTCTTGTCGACTTTCAGTGCCAAGGGCAATCGTCGCAGTCGGTCTTCGATGTCGGCGCAACATTCCAGATCTGCCTGGAGCGGGTGGCCCTCTGGCAACTTGGCTGCGGCTTGCCAGGCACCCGTGTTCATGGCTGGGATGCACACCACGGTCTTCGCGCCGGGTGTGGCGGGGCTCAACCAAGACAGAAGCACCGTAAACAAGGCATCTTGAGGGAGCGACGCCGGTGGGCAAACAGTTGCGCACGGCAAGGGCCCCCAGCCACGGGCTGCAGCCTCGGCATCCGTGAAGGGCGGGCGAAGTTGGCTGTACGCGAAGGTCGCCACGTCGGCGTCCAGTTGCAGCACCACGCCATCGAAGTTCGACAAGGTGGGATCGGCTTCGACTGGCCGACCGCCTGGTTGGCACCGTGCGGCAAGCTGGTGGCACCACTTCAAGACGCCGCCCCAGCCGGCACCCATATCGGGCTTGGTCGCTTCAGGCTGCAGCTGCGTCAGTACGAAGCTACGTGGGGCAAGAATGACCTTCAGCGCTGCATCGATCACCTCGCGTTCTGTCGCGCCTTCCGCGACAAGCGCAATCCGCAGCGGGTTAGACATTGGGCACCGCTCCCAGGTGGCCCATCATCCACAGGCGTGAAAGCGGGTACTCGCGGTTCTGCGCCCTCAGCTCAGGCGTTGGCACCAGCCGCTGGTAGACGGTGTGCCCGTTGCTGTCTCGATCCACGGCAAATAGCCGCACGTCGTCGTTCTCCAGGTCCAGGCCATCCAGAACCGCTGGATTGTGAGCGGTGAACATCAGCTGTCGGGGCGCGGCGGCGTTGCCGAGCCAACCAGCCAGACGCGAAGTCAAGGCGGTCACCAACCTGGGGTTCAAGGCCTGGTCGAGGTTGTCGATGGCAATCAGACCAGGGCCGCGAGCAGACAGACAAAGCGCAGCGGTGAACAGCACGTACAACACGCCCTCGCTGGCGTCAAAAGCCGTCAGCTCATTGCGATTGCTCGCCATGAAGCGGTCCTTGAACTTCAGGACTTCCTGGCTGCGTGACACCGATGGGGACAGCAAGGACTGCACGCTGCGCGATGCGGTGACATCAACAGCCCAGTCGGCCAGGCCCAGCAGATCGTCCATGACCTCGTTCTGGGCTTCGTCGCTCCACTTCCGCAGGTTGGCCACGGCCTCGGCCAATCGCCCACCAGCCAGGCCCACCGGCTCGCGTGTTTGCGGGTCAGGTACCAGGCCGCGGAGCGTTGGCGTATTGGGACAGTAGATCGCGAACTGCTGCAACTGCTGTAAGAGGCGAGTGGCCGAACTGTCGGTGGGCAGGGTCACCATGCTCACGGCGGCCAAACCGGCCTTTGGATTGAGGTTGCCTCGGCTGCGCACACCGTCTGTCACGATGGTCTCGACGCCATCGGTCAAGGTCTCGGTCTTGAAGGACCAGGCTGGCTCAGGAGATTCCAGTGGATTCAGCAAGCTGACCCGGTAGGTAGCGCCGGCTTGGCCAATCGCTTCAAGTCCGATATGCGGCAGGCTGCGGAAGTCCTGAAAGGACGACTTGAAGAGGCGTGGCAGGCCCGGGCGTACGCCCCGCCGCAGCAATGCCTCGTCATCGACAGTGCCATTGGCAGCTGCTCCGAGGACGCCTACAGCCTCAAGGATATTGCTCTTTCCTACCCCGTTGGCTCCGATGAAGCAATTCACCACGCCCAGCTCGATGTCCAGTTCGGTAATGGACTTGAATCCCCGGATCTTGAGTTGTCTGATCATCGCGTTCTCCTGTAGCCGATCCGTTGATTCATTGACAGTTGCCGGACGTTGAAAAATTGATGGGAATTTTAACAGATCAAGGTGTTTGTGGCGGCCCGTTAGCATGCAGTCCAGCGGTGTCTAGGAAACCACCGTTTGTTGGACCGTAGTAGTAATCCACTGCCGCCATCTAGTTGAGAGCTACCCGCGACGTTTCAAATAAATGTGGGACCGCCTCCATCCTGTCCGTCATCTGGCTCGGGGCATGCAGCTCTCCACGCTTCCCCGGTGGCAAAACGTTGGGCTACTTTTTGTGCTTCGAACTCGGCCATTCGCCTCTCTCGTTCCTCTGGCGGCAGGCTGCGCCATATGGCTCGCGCTTTACGGTTGTGTGCATCGATTTGTGCCACTTCCTGCCGGAATGTCTCTTCGACGTTTCCCTCCCCGAAACAAGAAAATGATTTCAGCGTAAGCGTGCCATCCGCATTGAATGTGCGACGTGTCATTTTTTTACTCCGTTTCCTCTTGGCTGAGCTGCTCGCGGCGAGTTTGGCCATGCAGCCTGAAGTTGTCGCTTCTGAAATGACAAGAGCGACCGCTGGCCGCCCTTGTTGCTTTTGATGTGCAGCCTACTCAGCGGAGAGTGACTGCCGTACTGCACCCAAGGCCTTGCTGAAGTCATCTCGTGTCACTCGGCCCGTCTCCGCTTGGTAGAACACAACCATGAAGACATTGGCGACGGCCTCGGCCAGTGGCCCGAGTTGTTGTGCCGTGTCCTGGTCAATCCAGTCCAGGGTAATGAGTAGTGCTGCTGCGTGCTGCACTGCTTGTGTTGCTTCTGTTACATGTGTGGGTGTCATGGTTCACCTTTCCTTTCAGGAACTGAGTGGAAGTACCGGCCGGTCATGCCCGGTTAATGCACTTTTTCACGCTGATGCTGAGCGATTCACGAAGTTCGCCACTTCAGGGGCGACGTTCGATTCATCCCTACCTTGTGAAGAGGCGCTGCCTTGCATTGCTTTCATCGCAGCAGCTCGGCCAGATAGGTGTTCTTGATAAGTCGGGGTGACACCACCCTCTCTGCTGCCTTGCGCGCTGTTGCCGTCGAATGGCGGTTCCTGATCAGCGTCAGAGTCGCTGTTTTGAGTGCTGTTCTGCGAGCCTTGTGCATTGATCGCAGCGGCGATCTTCCCGCCAGTGGTATCCGCAATCCGTTCTGCAGCCGCCTCGCGCATGCTGGCTGCCTTTTCCCCTGAGACTTGTGCCGTTCCCTTGGCCAAGTTCGCGCCAGCATCGGCCGCAATGCGTCCCGCCTTACTCATGGCTGCTGCAGCCGAGGCAAACATGCCTTTCCCGTCACCCCTGGAGCCGCCGCTATCGCTGCTGTCAGAACCGCCCCCGGCAAATCCTGCGGCTTGTGCAAATGGTGTGTCGCCGGTGCTGGCATTGTCTCCGTCGCTATAACCGGTCCCACCATCACCGCTGCCGCCAGCTCCCGAGAACGTCGACATGATGTCGGTGCCGGCCGATACGTTCTCGCTGGCCTTCGAGAACGCTGCCATAATTGCTGAGGCGCCTCCACCAATGCTGGATGCGCTACTCATCGCGGCTGCCCCTGCCATGCTTGCTGCATTAGCTACGACACTGCTCCCGTTCATTGCGGCACCGAAAGCTGCGCCTGCACCAAAATTACCGATGCCGCCACTACCTACGCTTGCACCAGTGATAATCCCGGCAAGGAGGGGGGGGATTTTATCTGTCAGGCCAAGCAGCACGACTGTGACAATCAGCATCACGCTCATCTCCTTGAGGCTGATGCCTTCGCTCATCTGACCGTAGTAGTTATCGAGGAACGTTTTGGCGATACCTACCAGCAGCACCATGCTAAACAGTTGTGCACCAACCCCCAGCGCGGTCTTGTAGTAGTTGATTGCCATGTCGGACGTCCAGCGTGATCCGCCGAAGCCGAGGAAAAAGACCCCGCCATAGGCCAGTACCCATGCTGAGCAGAGCAGTAGCAGCATGTTGACGCCGACCAGGGCCAGAATGACCAGGATCGCCAGGGCCAGGAGCATGCCGATCCCACTGTCTACCGGAGACCAGACCGAGGACTGATCCGCAACCTTGTCCCAGATCGCAAAGCC
This portion of the Microvirgula aerodenitrificans DSM 15089 genome encodes:
- a CDS encoding AAA family ATPase; protein product: MIRQLKIRGFKSITELDIELGVVNCFIGANGVGKSNILEAVGVLGAAANGTVDDEALLRRGVRPGLPRLFKSSFQDFRSLPHIGLEAIGQAGATYRVSLLNPLESPEPAWSFKTETLTDGVETIVTDGVRSRGNLNPKAGLAAVSMVTLPTDSSATRLLQQLQQFAIYCPNTPTLRGLVPDPQTREPVGLAGGRLAEAVANLRKWSDEAQNEVMDDLLGLADWAVDVTASRSVQSLLSPSVSRSQEVLKFKDRFMASNRNELTAFDASEGVLYVLFTAALCLSARGPGLIAIDNLDQALNPRLVTALTSRLAGWLGNAAAPRQLMFTAHNPAVLDGLDLENDDVRLFAVDRDSNGHTVYQRLVPTPELRAQNREYPLSRLWMMGHLGAVPNV
- a CDS encoding type I toxin-antitoxin system ptaRNA1 family toxin, which translates into the protein MTPTHVTEATQAVQHAAALLITLDWIDQDTAQQLGPLAEAVANVFMVVFYQAETGRVTRDDFSKALGAVRQSLSAE
- the trbL gene encoding P-type conjugative transfer protein TrbL; the protein is MKMPANLKTVTGLLITWLALFAVDAHAALENAGVFDSVLDRYSSAASSWGGVTTAAASWLFWTLVLISMVWTFGMMALRKADLQEFFAEFLRFTIFTGFFWWLLSNGPAFASSIYSSMRLLASKATGLSNNISPSGIVDVGFAIWDKVADQSSVWSPVDSGIGMLLALAILVILALVGVNMLLLLCSAWVLAYGGVFFLGFGGSRWTSDMAINYYKTALGVGAQLFSMVLLVGIAKTFLDNYYGQMSEGISLKEMSVMLIVTVVLLGLTDKIPPLLAGIITGASVGSGGIGNFGAGAAFGAAMNGSSVVANAASMAGAAAMSSASSIGGGASAIMAAFSKASENVSAGTDIMSTFSGAGGSGDGGTGYSDGDNASTGDTPFAQAAGFAGGGSDSSDSGGSRGDGKGMFASAAAAMSKAGRIAADAGANLAKGTAQVSGEKAASMREAAAERIADTTGGKIAAAINAQGSQNSTQNSDSDADQEPPFDGNSAQGSREGGVTPTYQEHLSGRAAAMKAMQGSASSQGRDESNVAPEVANFVNRSASA